Genomic window (Thermoanaerobaculia bacterium):
TGAACGTTGTCGCCGAGCGTCGCGATCTGGCGCTCCTGCAGGGGCGAGATCCGCCCCTGCGGATAGAGCACGACGACCGCGAACCCCGCGAGGCGATGGAAGGCGTTCACCACCGCGGCGCCGGTGTCTCCGCTGGTCGCGGTGAGCACGGTGCGTCGCCCACCGCCGTTGTCGGCATCGTCCGCATCATCGGCATCATCGGCATCATCGGCACTCGGTCCCAGTCGCGCGAGGACCTGCGCCAGGAAGCGCACGCCGAAGTCCTTGAACGACAGCGACGGACCGTGAAAGAGCTCGAGCACGGAGAGAGCGGGCCCGATCTCGCGGTAGGCAACCTCGAAATCGAACGCCGCGGCGACCATCGACTCCACCTCGCTGCGACGGAATTCGGGGGCGAGGAGGCGCCGGAGAATCTCCGTCGAGCGTGCGCCGAACGGCAGCGCGAGGAGTTCTGCGACGTCGGCGAACGGCGACAGACCGGCCGGGAGGTAGAGACCGCCGTCGCCGGGCGCGTTGCGGAGGGCGGCCTCCTTGAACGTGACGCGCAGGGAGGCGTCGCGGGTGCTGGTGACGATCATCGACTCGAGCTCTCCGCCCGTTCTCGAGCATTCTCGAGCGATTCCAGCCGCCGGGCGCCCTCGCGGTCGAGCCGGCAGAGCCGCGCCTCGACCGCGACGCCGGCCGCGCGCCAGGCGGCGAGGCCGGCCGCAGCAATCGTCTCGGCAGCCTCGGGCTCGACCACCGCGAAGACCGCGGGGCCGGCGCCGGAGAGCGTGCAGCCGAGCGCCCCCGCCGCGAGTGCCGCCCGCTGCACCTCGCGGAAGCCGGGGACGAGCGCGGCGCGATGCGGCTCGGCGAGCGCGTCGCGGAGCGTCACGCGCAGGAGGTGCCGGTCGTCGGTGTGCAGGGCGTGGATCAGCGCCGCGAGGTTCTGTGCCCAGGCGATGGCGTCCGGCAGCGGGAGCTCGCGCGGCAGAACGCTCCTCGCGAAGCGCGTCTCGAGCTCGAGCGCCGGCACCCAGAGGACGAAGAGCAGCTCCTCGGGAAAGGGCAAGGCGCGCGAGCCCGACTCCGGGTCGACCAGCCGCAGCCCGCCGAGGAGCGCCGGTGCGACGTTGTCGAGATGCACCCCGCCGGAGGCCTGCGCCTCGGCTTCGCCGGCGGCGGCGAGCAGCGCGCGATCGTCCAGCGGCTGCCCGAGGAGCTCGTTGAGCGCCACCAGCGTCGCCGCCACGGACGACGCGCTCGAGCCCAGGCCGCTCGCCACCGGGAGGTTCTTGTGCAGGACGAAGTCGAGCGCCGGCAGGGGCGAAGCGAGCCGGGATGCGAAGGCATCGCGAGCCTTGAGCACGAGATTCTCGAGCGGCTCGGCCGGCAGCCGATGCGCGAATCGGCCGCGACACTCCAGGCGGTCCCCCTCGCCCGCCTCGCGCCCGACGGCGCGCCGCACGTCGACGCAGTCGCCCCAGAGCCCGGTTTCGGGGGGCGCGAAAGAAGTGAGCGGAGGGATCGCGGTGATCGGAGCGAGCGGAGCGAGCGCCGCGCCGAGGAGATCGAAGCCGGCGGCGAAGTTGCCGATGCCGGCCGGGGCGTAGGCGGTGACCCAGCCGCTCTCCGGAATCGGGCCGGAGAGCTTGCGGGCCAGCGCCGCCGGCGAGGGACGGGTCGACGGGCCCTTCTGCCAGGCGCGCTCGAAGAGCCGCTCGTGGACCGCCGCGACGGCGCGCGCGCCGTCCTCCGCCGCGATGACGGCGGAGATCGAGCGCTCCGAGGCGCCCTGCGCGATCGCCGCGACGTTCACGCCCGCGTCCCCGAGCGCGCCGAAGAAGCGCCCGGCGACGCCGACCTGTTCGCGCATGCCGTCGCCCACCAGGCTGACGATCGCGAGATCCCGTCGCGCCACGACCTCGTCGACCCGACCGGTATCGATCTCCGACTCGAACGCCCTGCGTACCGCCCGCTCCGCCTCGTCGGCGGCAGCGGCTTCGACACAGAAGGAGATGGCGGTCTCGCTCGAACCCTGGGTGATGAGCATGACCGAGATCCCGCGGCTGGCGAGCGCCGCGAAGAGCCGCGCCGCGACGCCGGGCACCCCCTCCATGCCGGGGCCGAGGAGGCTGACCAGCGCCACGCCGCGGGTGAACGAGATGCCGCAGGCGACGCGTCCGGCCCTCTCTGCTCCTTCGCTCTCTCCACTCCCCTCGCTCACCGCGCTTCGACGCTCGACCAGCGTGCCCGGGTGCTCCGGCCGGAAGGTGTTGCGGATGCGCACCGGAACACCCGCCGCGCGCGCCGGCGCGATCGTCCGCGGATGCAGGACCTTGGCACCGAAATGCGCCAGCTCCATCGCCTCTTCGTAGCTCATGCGTTCGAGGCAGGTGGCCGCCGGGGCGAGGCGCGGATCGGTGGTGAAGACGCCGTCGACATCGGTCCAGATCTCGAGCAGGCGCGCCTCGAGAGCCTGGGCGAGGAGCGCCGCCGAGTAGTCCGAGCCACCGCGGCCGAGACACATCACCTGGCCGCTCTCGTCGCCACCGAAGAAGCCGGGCAGGAGCAGTACCGCCCCTCCTGCGCTGCGCCGCACGGCGAGCCGACGCTTCATCTCGTCCGGCCGCGGCGTCGCCGCCAGCGGGTCACCGCTGCAAGGCAGGAGCTCCACGGGGTCGAGCAAGTCGGTATCGAGGCCACGGGAGGCGAAGAGCTCGCACAGGAGGGCGCAGCTCGCGCGCTCGCCCAGGACGATGGCGCGCGCCTCCACTTTCGCCGAGCAGTCGCCAAGGAGCGCCACGCCGCGGAGGATCTCCGCCAGTTCGCGGACGATCGCAGCCAGGCCCTCCGCCAGCGCTGCGCTGCGCGTCGCGCCGAGGTCCGGTGCGAGCTCCCTGGCGATCGCCTCGTGGACGGCGCGAAATCGGGCGACGGCCTCGTCGGCCGGGTCGACCTCGCCCGCCGCGGCGTGCTTCAGCCCGGCGACCAGGAGGTCGGTCACGCCGGAGACCGCCGACGCGACGACGCCCACCCGCTCCGCCGCGGCCGCCTCAACGACCAGCTCCGTCACGGCACGCATGGGCGCCGCTCCCGCAACCGAGGTGCCGCCGAACTTCATGACCCGAAAAGACGGTCGAAACGATGGCCGAATCGACGGCATACCCCACTCCCTGAGTCTTCCGCAAAAGAAAAAACCCCGCTACCTCGTCGGAGGAGCGGGGCCGGTGTCTGCGCCATCGGCGCCATCTCGCCTCTCGCCTAGGCGAGCCCCGTCCCTCCGCTCGCGCGGGGGGTCGTCGTCGTCGACGTCATGCAGCCGGCGCCGATCGCCAGCTCGCGCGGTCTCATCATGCGAGGACGCTACCGCCGTCGTTCGGCCACTGTCAAACGCCGGGCCCGCCGCACGCCCCCGCGAACGCAAAGGAGAACGCCTGGCCCCATTCCGGAACCAGGCGCTCTCCTTTCCTTGGCGGGGCGGCCGGGTCAGTCGATCGAGACCACCCGGAAGATGGCGATGGTGCCACTGATCTCGTTGGCGGAGACCAGCAGGTTCTGGCCGTTCGGGCTCTGGTTTGCGGGGAGGAACAACAGCCCCTCGGGGCCCAAGTCGCCCGCGGTGCCGGCCTCGGCGTCGCCGCCGAAGAGGCGGGTGTTGGCGTAGGCCGCGAAGGCCACCTCCAGCGGGTTGGTGACGTCGTAGGCGAAGATGCCGCCCTGGCGCTCGAGGCCGATGAAGGCGTAGACGCGCTCGTCGATCGTCCCGAGCGCCAACGCCTCGGGCTCGGGCCCCTTGTCATCGCTCCTCGAGTCGAACGAATCGTTCTCCGTATTGTCGGAGTTGAAGTTCGCCGCATCCTGGCGTCCGAGGAGACGCTCGAACTCCCGACCGCTGTCGTAGATCTGACTGCCCTGCGAGGTCCAGATCGAGAACGAGCGCCCGCCGAAGGAGCGCAGACGGTCGACGTCACCGTCGTCGTCGAGGTCGGCGCCGGCGGTGGTCACCCGGAGCCGGCCGATGTTCTCGTCCTGCTGCAGGAACGCGGCGTTCGGAAAGAGCTCCGGATCGAGGTCCAGGTCCTTGATGCGCTCGAGCTCGGAATAGCACTCGTAGTCGCGCGTGTCGCCCTCGTTGGCGGTCACCAGGTAGCGGCGCCCGTCGTGGAGATAGAAGGCGATCGCATCGGGCTGATAGAGCCCTTCGACCGGCCAGGTGCCGAGGCGCACCGCGTCGTCGCGATCC
Coding sequences:
- the thrB gene encoding homoserine kinase, with product MKFGGTSVAGAAPMRAVTELVVEAAAAERVGVVASAVSGVTDLLVAGLKHAAAGEVDPADEAVARFRAVHEAIARELAPDLGATRSAALAEGLAAIVRELAEILRGVALLGDCSAKVEARAIVLGERASCALLCELFASRGLDTDLLDPVELLPCSGDPLAATPRPDEMKRRLAVRRSAGGAVLLLPGFFGGDESGQVMCLGRGGSDYSAALLAQALEARLLEIWTDVDGVFTTDPRLAPAATCLERMSYEEAMELAHFGAKVLHPRTIAPARAAGVPVRIRNTFRPEHPGTLVERRSAVSEGSGESEGAERAGRVACGISFTRGVALVSLLGPGMEGVPGVAARLFAALASRGISVMLITQGSSETAISFCVEAAAADEAERAVRRAFESEIDTGRVDEVVARRDLAIVSLVGDGMREQVGVAGRFFGALGDAGVNVAAIAQGASERSISAVIAAEDGARAVAAVHERLFERAWQKGPSTRPSPAALARKLSGPIPESGWVTAYAPAGIGNFAAGFDLLGAALAPLAPITAIPPLTSFAPPETGLWGDCVDVRRAVGREAGEGDRLECRGRFAHRLPAEPLENLVLKARDAFASRLASPLPALDFVLHKNLPVASGLGSSASSVAATLVALNELLGQPLDDRALLAAAGEAEAQASGGVHLDNVAPALLGGLRLVDPESGSRALPFPEELLFVLWVPALELETRFARSVLPRELPLPDAIAWAQNLAALIHALHTDDRHLLRVTLRDALAEPHRAALVPGFREVQRAALAAGALGCTLSGAGPAVFAVVEPEAAETIAAAGLAAWRAAGVAVEARLCRLDREGARRLESLENARERAESSSR